The following coding sequences lie in one Anaerolineales bacterium genomic window:
- a CDS encoding HAMP domain-containing methyl-accepting chemotaxis protein, which produces MLKRLRDRGVGFNPLRNVKLRTKMTVGFLIIIVFVAFLGYNSAGSITKAGNEAAQLEQALVPGASALLELEAAYSSLFKEMEGYLASGGEDNLNDVLNYVLSIQQSVDEYIVEEVQGSAGSSEAANQIKEQSDSILVLVQRGMGTGQDIQRRQSDLNSLGTAMYQEAVELSGILEVQIEVNADKYAETQASVANSISLGSPDNPTFNFLTQDVVPFWVVLLETDSTLGNMIREVDQAAATGDLAALTENVDLYREQIQANTAELESRSVEMGDDTVVMAKDVAARAANILDLTQGYLQEVDSYVAKQTELDGLKQEMYADADVLGDLLDVQVNERLGEVDASIAAVNAVQASGRRAILFIGFGALAAAVLLRFVVVQDILRSIDAISQTCSEIGMGNFDARVEVTSHDELGETSETLNAMLDNTLGLIQTREERDAMQASIQKLLREVSGVADGDLTVEAEVTADMTGAIADSFNLMIGQLREIITGVQQATQKVSASANEIQARTEQLSRGSESQALQIAETSGAIEEMATSIAQVSESATMSASVGEQSLVNAKQGTLAVQNTMQGMNRIRDQVQETAKRIKRLGESSQEIGEIVELISDIADRTSILSLNASIQAAMAGEAGQGFAVVAEEVERLAERSLQATQQIETLIRTIQTETNEAVAAMEATTNEVVSGTKLAEEAGNALNEIEAVSVRLAELSQSISLAAQQQARGSENVAKAMSEIAEITQQTAEGTKDTAVSINSLARMADELRVSVSAFKLPSDGMHAMA; this is translated from the coding sequence TCGAGGTGTTGGTTTTAATCCACTTCGCAATGTGAAACTCAGAACGAAAATGACGGTGGGCTTTCTGATCATCATCGTTTTCGTAGCCTTCCTGGGTTACAATTCGGCCGGCTCGATCACAAAAGCTGGCAATGAAGCTGCGCAGCTAGAACAGGCACTCGTTCCAGGAGCGAGTGCCTTGCTGGAGCTTGAGGCGGCTTACAGTTCACTTTTCAAGGAGATGGAAGGATATTTGGCATCGGGTGGGGAAGATAACCTCAATGATGTTTTGAACTATGTCTTATCGATACAGCAATCCGTTGATGAGTACATCGTGGAAGAAGTTCAAGGGAGTGCTGGGTCATCTGAAGCCGCGAATCAGATCAAGGAACAATCCGATTCCATTCTCGTCCTGGTTCAACGCGGTATGGGGACGGGCCAAGATATCCAGCGAAGGCAATCTGATCTCAACAGCCTGGGGACTGCCATGTACCAGGAGGCCGTCGAACTCAGCGGAATCCTTGAAGTGCAAATCGAGGTTAACGCGGATAAGTACGCCGAAACACAAGCCAGTGTCGCGAATTCGATCTCTCTTGGCAGTCCGGATAATCCCACATTCAATTTCCTTACCCAAGATGTCGTGCCGTTTTGGGTTGTTCTGCTTGAAACGGATTCAACACTGGGCAACATGATCCGGGAGGTGGATCAGGCGGCGGCAACGGGGGACCTCGCCGCGCTCACTGAAAACGTCGATCTATATCGAGAACAGATCCAAGCGAATACCGCAGAACTCGAATCGCGTTCGGTTGAAATGGGCGATGATACGGTCGTGATGGCGAAAGATGTAGCCGCGCGTGCAGCGAACATACTCGATTTAACCCAGGGATATCTCCAGGAAGTTGATTCTTATGTGGCAAAGCAAACTGAGCTGGATGGATTGAAGCAGGAGATGTACGCCGATGCGGATGTCCTGGGAGATCTCCTTGATGTTCAAGTCAACGAACGGTTGGGCGAAGTCGATGCTTCGATCGCTGCTGTAAATGCAGTGCAGGCTTCTGGTAGAAGGGCGATCTTGTTCATCGGCTTTGGTGCGTTGGCTGCGGCGGTGCTGCTGCGCTTCGTCGTCGTCCAGGATATTCTGCGCTCGATCGACGCCATCTCGCAGACTTGTTCCGAGATCGGTATGGGGAATTTTGACGCTCGAGTCGAGGTGACGTCCCACGATGAGCTTGGTGAGACGAGCGAAACCTTGAACGCCATGCTCGACAATACGCTGGGACTGATCCAGACGCGTGAGGAGCGGGACGCGATGCAGGCTTCGATCCAGAAGCTGCTGCGCGAGGTCAGCGGTGTCGCGGATGGCGATCTAACCGTCGAGGCGGAAGTGACGGCAGACATGACCGGCGCCATCGCCGACTCGTTCAACCTGATGATCGGCCAATTGCGCGAGATTATCACCGGCGTACAGCAAGCCACACAAAAGGTGAGCGCTTCGGCGAACGAGATCCAGGCACGAACCGAGCAGTTATCCCGGGGCAGTGAATCGCAAGCCCTGCAGATTGCTGAGACCTCCGGTGCGATCGAGGAGATGGCGACGTCGATCGCTCAGGTTTCGGAGAGCGCAACAATGTCGGCGTCGGTGGGTGAGCAGTCCCTGGTCAACGCCAAACAGGGGACGTTGGCCGTACAGAATACCATGCAAGGTATGAATCGCATTCGCGATCAAGTGCAGGAGACCGCCAAACGGATCAAGCGGCTGGGTGAAAGTTCCCAGGAGATTGGCGAGATCGTGGAATTGATCAGCGACATTGCCGATCGAACCAGCATCCTGTCCCTCAACGCATCGATCCAGGCTGCAATGGCGGGTGAGGCCGGGCAAGGTTTTGCCGTCGTTGCCGAGGAGGTCGAACGTCTGGCCGAGCGTTCGCTGCAGGCTACGCAGCAGATCGAAACGTTGATCCGCACCATCCAGACTGAGACGAACGAGGCCGTTGCGGCCATGGAAGCTACCACCAACGAGGTGGTTTCGGGAACAAAGCTGGCGGAGGAAGCGGGCAACGCCCTGAACGAGATCGAGGCCGTTTCGGTTCGCCTGGCGGAATTGAGTCAATCCATTTCATTGGCGGCTCAGCAGCAAGCCCGCGGATCGGAAAATGTGGCAAAGGCGATGAGTGAGATCGCAGAAATCACGCAGCAGACCGCCGAAGGAACGAAAGACACCGCTGTTTCGATCAACTCGCTGGCTCGAATGGCCGACGAACTGCGCGTATCGGTCAGCGCCTTCAAATTACCCAGCGACGGTATGCATGCGATGGCCTAG